The Medicago truncatula cultivar Jemalong A17 chromosome 7, MtrunA17r5.0-ANR, whole genome shotgun sequence genome includes the window tttattaaaaatgaaacaaatccagaaatatgatgaagatgttcatcatcttcatcttcttcctttgaatattcatcatcttcattgaatcaaaaaaattgctacacaaatatatctccaaatatcatgaattaatgttatattcacctcaaatcttcttttaaacacaaaaatcaaacccctatagagaaagagatttagtttcatcacaaaaacaaaaaaaaaaaaaatagttatataaattgtcacgctgtatattattattattattattttctaactcaatattcaagcccgacataaaaataaccccaaaattgatagcagctttgcacatcaattttgttgtttccagaacaattttaactttcgtaaagtctaacccttccgccagtgactaagcctctaccatccgccttgcaacatttgtgaaattaaggttttgatttttgtatttaaaataagatttgaggtgaatataacattaattcacgatatttggagatatattttagtagaatttttttatttatttaaagaagataatgaagattcaaaggaagaagatgaagatgatgaacatcttcatcatatttttggatttttttcagttttaataaaaatatatttttaaaaataaaattatgtattttttaataaaaaaaatgcgaaaaaagatgtatatgtgcttttaagagagataaaggacctaaacgggaaaaaataaagacaaaggaccaaagtgttacaaataaataagataaaggacccataatgtaatattgccttaattatatttaagtgttcaatcttaattaaattACACTAAGAACTGGCTTAGAAcgattaaaatttcacatcaaatttttttcatctgaatgtccttaaatttatcagttatattcataaaaaaatttccccccattttgattgttcaattttgtcgttcccaactgccacatttttcaattttcgtgagaatcgtcatgatttcaaatatcgtgagaattgcagttatttccagtacaacgtcaggtatgatgacttgatttttctttttgatttgatttttcttggttgtgaggtagttaattataaaaattgagtaaatcatctgttgtactttgagggctgctagcaggtgttgtCGCTATGATGTTGTGGGAGTTcgctagcatttttttggttgttgctgaaatgattatgtgatgaggcttttgttcttttatttggacttaaaggcACGATAACAATTAACCCTATGTCCATTGCTCCGGCGAAACAACACCTCTAGATCCAAACACGTCAGTTGGCTCGATGATCCACTCTGTCGAGAAACTGGTGTTCTGTCCTCTTCGACTACAAGCTTCGCTCAGAAGCAAATGAATAAGGGGGTAAGACGGGAAAGTCCACCCGTCCGTCCTTGTTGGCGATGGATGTAAGTAAACAACAGAGATGACAGCAAATAAGGGAGCGACATAGAGGACAGTTAGTGTTTGAACGAAGCCAAACATCAATGCAATCGTGATGAAAAATGTGGGAGCAAAGAGGGAGGGTACGAACATGATCATTATCTTTGAATTCAGTCAAGCAAACGGAACAAGTTTCTTGTTCAGACTTAGTAGTAGTATTGTAGATGAAAGACAGAATAAGATTTATAACAAACTCATGTAAGCCCTGTGGagcctcctcctcctccaccatTATTGTGTCGACGTCATATCGAAGGTTCTCCCTTTCGCtcaaggaggaggaggagttagagaggaacgacaaaattgaacaattaaaatgggaagaagaatgaaaaagaaacaaaaattgatcaatatggaagaataaagaagaagaaatttgaaagaaggagaagtttttgttctcacgttcggggttctggaatggaagaaattttatgaatgtaaatgatgaatttaaggacatccagatgaaagaaatttgttgtaaaattttatttgttataagtcttgtagtgtaaattaattaagattgaacaccttaatataaaaaaaaaaaattaaatcatttgttacattatgattaagattaactctccttcaaaaaaaataattaagatttaactcttttatttttagaaaaaaactcatttatttgacattttatgttacctatgtatattacattttgattggttgatatcatgagagggtaacgTAGGCATCAACTTTAAACATGGACATTTAGACCATCCACAATAGAGCAGCCCACATTGGGTGTTTAAGTGGGTCTCACATGTCCACATCACCAATTTTACGGTAATACTTAATAGGTTTAATAACAGTTTTAACCCCCTAAGTTTCAAggagttgcgattttgacccatACAAAACTGCCCCCTAAGTTTTGACACTGTGGCAGTTTTGTCCCgacttaatagcagttttagccccctaactttcccaaagttgcgattttagccccctaagaaaaaaactacaaaatcgccccctaagttttgcatctgTGGCAATTTTGGCTTTcaaggtcaattttgactcggtctacgctGACATGATACCCTACCCTAAATGAGGTAccacgtgttattttttaccaaaaataagAATGCTACCATTTATCCCAATTGCCAAGACCCAACCATAAACCAAACTAGGTATGCACAGTTATCATAATTGCAATTTCAAAGGATGCATAAAAAATGAAGATCTTGAAATAGAGTAGAAGAAAAAGAGAGCCTTTTATGGTACCTTTATAGAATTTCAAGAAAATCTTTTAGAACCGAATCCGTTGCTTTCCTCTGTATCAATCATACACTTGCAAATAGATTTAATATCTATTATCTTGATTGAAAGTTACTCATAGAAAATGCGCAGTTCAAATAAAACTCATCAGAGTGCAATAACAGCATAAtggacataaaataaaaaataaaataaataaaaaaataaaataaaaaacagaagaaTTACAAAGATAAACTTCAACATCCACCAAAAGTCATTAATAttcatctttaattttttggatTTCGCAGTTGATTACATTATTTACACATGAAAATTTATTGTGATTTATCATTGAATTACATTCTTCAATgatgaaattcaatttttagtaCCTATAATTATCTGGATAATGTAAACTTTTGAATGAAGGTAACAACCTGATCACCTCTAACCTAAATGGAAAATTACTCAGCCAACACCATACACAATGGCATGCACTGCATTCATTCAAACTCGACATGCAAGCTACTATATTATTGAGAACCAAACtgcaacaatatttttaaaacatgttcatgaaaaaGTTCAATTCTAGCATTTCCGCACTAAAACATTCACTTCTCCATCTCCACCTTCTCTCATTCGGCCCTTCTCcttcaaaaattatatatgtacaCAGTTTACATTTAAATTAACAATCATTTTTAGAAAGAGATCGACTAAAATTTGTAGTtggtttttagtttcttaaattaTGGTgtagatttaaatttaaatttaaaaataattgaattgcCAAGGGTACAAATGCATATTTATAATAACAACCGAATCATAATTAATGGACGCAAGAGTAAAACTATGAGTGTAATTTCGGTATATTGaaattaggctacaccaaaaacaTGTATCTAACAATCAGTGTTTTCCTGATTTATAActctaagtaaaaaaaataacactatgTTCGTAGCTCTGGCACAACAACGCCTCTGGATTACTGCACCTCAGTTGGCTTGATACTACGATGGTGATGTGGTGGCAGGGATGTCGATGACGACCATTCTCTCCAACGACAAGGTCCGCTGGGAACTAGATGCATTAGAGCATTTGGTCAGATAGTCCTCCTCAACAAGACAGGAGCGACATACAGGACAGCTAGCGTTTGAACGGAGCCAAACGTCAATGCAATTGAGATGGAAAGTGTGAGAGCAAATAGGGAGGGTACGGATGTGATTATTATCTTGGAACTCCTccaagcaaactgcacactcaGCACGaaattcttcttcttgttcagaCTTTGCGGTGGTGTAGATGAAAGACGGAATAGCTTTTATAACAGACTCGTCTAAGCCCTGTGCAacctcctcttcctcttcctcttcatcCTCCTCCATCGTTGTTGACTCAACGTTGTATTGAGGGGAATCCATGACGGAGGGGAACTTAGGGAGCGACCGGCGGTAAGTGTGGACACATAGGAAAACGAGAAGGATACAACACGCTGCGAAAACAGAAGACAAGAGCAACAGAGTTACAAACATATCATTATCCATATCCATGTTAATGGGGAGGgaagaataattatatttaattatgtgaGGAGACTGTggtttgttctttaatttttgaaggaaagaaGTAGACTCTGGTTTATTATGAATGAACGCGGGGTTGTGGTTGTGGTTGTGGTTGTCTTTGTGGGGTTGGGGTTTTGGATCAATTTATTTCGTAACAgaattctatttaaatttaaatatacgCCATGTTTTATGAAAGTTGAAAATTAACTAATTACTTGAACAATTTTCTACAAATTtgcctttaattttttttttcttttcaagttcatattatctatatatatatatatatatatatatatataaagaaaactaccctTTCACCACGCTTTTAGGTTGtaattttctttccaaaaatacccttaatttttaattttaaatataaataacagatgtaacaaatagataatgataaatttaatttaaggatttgtcaaaaaaaaaaaattaatttaaggaaaaaatttaCACACAATCCTAATGAATTGTTCTTATTGTCAgccaattaaaaaataacatgtggATTACTAATCCAAGTCACTAATTGTCTCTGTTAACCCTATTTTACATCCGTTAACTGTCTCTGTTAACCCTATTTTACATCCGTTAACCACAAATCAAACTCACAAAAAACtatcacaaaacaaaaattcatattactTTTTTATCAGTAAATTTTATGTTGTACATTTATGTTGTTCCCCTAAATACAACCGACAAAGATTGCCAAGTATTTTCATATCCCTTTaacaaaaaatagtatttccatattattttattaatataagttaCCCTTCCTTAGCTTTTGATCAATTGTAACAAAagtgaacaaaaaataatggtaaagattgaactttaaatcATCTAAAAAAAGATTAGGAACAAACgtgagtaaaaaataatgtttaagaTTGGACTTTAAGGGGGGtatattggattgagattttaaaagactgttttgatagaaaaaatcttgaagattttaaaagactttgttggattgtattgattttgtgggattttaaaagacttttctgTTCTACTGTAACAATGGTaggttatatattttgtttggcaAACTTATTGTCGAAATCATCATGCCTCTAACTTGCACTTTTCTTAACATAACTTTtacgttcattaaaaaaaagaacgtACTATATAATCTTGTGGTTAATTTACCATCTacctatatatcaaattattataaaaatcacaactttacgttcattggtattataataatttttctacttgcatttttctacctgtaacatgcatttttcaatcaaattattataatcaataaattaacatagcttatttttaggtctatttattttgatattatatgtccagaatttttaagatcaatcaacctgctagtagtatattatctaatagtctttttttgaagaaatattattacactcattgattcaatgttttgttttcgGTTGATTTATAactgtacttttgtttttgagattttttggtCTGTACTGTATCTTTAAATTTAGATTTAAATGTGTTattggtccttgcactttcatcagattttggcattggtccctacacttttttttgtttggaatttcggtccctgcactttgtaaaaatattggtattggtccttctattaactttctgttaaaaaaaaaacacaaaactattggtatttgtccctgcactttgtaaaaatattggtattggtccctgcactttgtaaaaatattgatatttgtgccacgtggcgtgaaatgattgggccatgTGGCACTCcgttagttttgtgtttttttttaacagaaagttaacagagggaccaataccaatatttttacaaagtgcagagaccaatgccaaacaaaaaaaagtgcagggaccaatgccaaaatctgatgaaagtgcagggaccaataacACATTTAAATCTAAATTTAAAGATACAGTACAGaccaaaaaatctcaaaaacaaaagtacagtTATAAATCAACcgaaaacaaaacattgaatcaatgagtgtaataatatttcttcaaaaaaagactattagataatatactactagcaggttgattgatcttaaaaattctggacatataatatcaaaataaatagacctaaaaataagctatgttaatttattgattataataatttgattgaaaaatgcatgttacaggtagaaaaatgcaagtagaaaaattattataataccaatgaacgtaaagttgtgatttttataataatttgatatataggtAGATGGTAAATTAACCACAAGATTATACAGTacgttcttttttttaatgaacgtaAAAGTTATGTTAAGAAAAGTGCAAGTTAGAGGCATGATGATTTCGACAATAAGTTtgccaaacaaaatatataacctACCATTGTTACAGTAGAACAGaaaagaatttggaagaaacgtaaaaaaaaaaaaatgaatttggaaGAGTATTACAAAATCTCAAGGCTATGTGTGGGAGACAAAAAAGTCTCAAGGCTAGGTGTGAGATTGTTAGTAGGTACATTTTACACTAAGGAGGGTGTATTGAATCATGAttctaagggattttaaaagacttatttataatgaaaaagtcttgtggtattcaatcaatactcttttcaattttaaaaaagtcttgtgttattcaatcaagattctttgtcatttaaaaaaagtcatgtggtattcaatcaagactcttaatcacttaaaaaaagtctagtgatattcaaaatcattcaaatttcgaaggattgtttaataaataagattttgatggattttgtgggattttctagtgaaattttagcatgaaaaagtctttcatgaaaacatgagatttcttaagattgtttttttcttttaagattttactatctctccctctctctctctctctctctctcttcctctcctctccctccctccctccctccctccctccctccctccctctctctctctcttttcccctctctctctccccccgtaaaaaataaaacaaaataaataaaagagtctttattgagattttgtgaaagagagtgtgttatgatatttttttcaattatttcttaaaattcataaaatctgatgaaatctcttgaaatcatttcaaatcctttaaaatcttatgaattaaatccattgaaatccttaatagtcttttaaaatcatcaaagtcatcaaaatcctgcaaagtcttttaaaatcctcaagacttttttaaacaaaaattatcttttaaaatcctaatccaatacacccccctaaacaatctcacaaaatccattactCACAACAATCCATAAAAATCTGTAGAGTTTTGAATACTAGcagacaatttttaagttatgcaaaatctcaattgaataccacTGGATTTCAttggactcattaaaaaatcttgaaaatcctaattgaataccacaagaatgttttacattccttcaaaatcttaattgaataccacaagacttttataaaacaaaaaagtcttttaaaatcctatgaaatctcaatccaatacacccccctaaatcctctaaaaaatagATTAGTAATAAACGTGAACAAAAAATATTGCtaaagattgaactttaaatcatctaaaaaaaattaataataaacgtgagaaaaaaaatgttaaagattggataATGTCAATTTTTAGTACCTATAATTATCTGGATAAtgtcaatttttaatacctATAATTATCTGGATAATGTAAACTTTTGAATGAAGGTAACAACCTGATCACCTCTAACCTAAATGGAAAATTATTCAGCCAACACCATACACAATGGCATGCACTGCATTCATTCAAACTCGACATGCAAGCTACTATATTATTGAGAACCAAACtgcaacaatatttttaaaacatgttCATAAAAAAGTTCAATTCTAGCATTTCCGCACTAAAACATTCACTTCTCCATCTCCACCTTCTCTCATTCGGCCCTTCTCcttcaaaaattatatatgtacaCAGTTTACATTTAAATTAACAATCATTTTGAGGAAGAGATCGACTAAAATTTGTAGTtagtttttagtttcttaaattaTGGTgtagatttaaatttaaatttcaaaataattgaattgcTAAGGGTACAATTGCATATTTAtaacaatataattaatgaatacaAGAGTAAAACTATTTGAGTGTAATTTCGGTATATTGaaattaggctacaccaaaaaatatatatctaacAATTAGTGTTTTCCTAACTTATAActctggtaaaaaaaataacactatgTTCGTGGCTCTGGCACAACAACGCCTCTGGACCACTGCACCTTAGTTGGCTTGATACTACAATGGGGATGTGGTGGTAGGGGTGTCGATGACGACCATTCTCTCCGATGACAATGTCCGCTGGGAACTAGATGCATTAGAGCGTTTGGGCAGATAGCCCTCCTCAACAAGATAGAGTGACATATAGGACAGTTAGGGTTTAAACGAAGCCAAACAACAAtgcaatttaaatttatatttatatgtgagGAGACGTGATTTATtctttttgaagggaaaaaagtaGAGTTTGGTTTATTATGAAAGAATGCGGGATTGTGGGGTTTTAGGGTTTGGATGAATAACAACAAACTATTGATTTGCAACTTTATATTCCCTTTTGAACTTTTGTTGTAGTCTATGTTGCATAGTTATGGGTATTTACTATTTTAGAATTTAGAAG containing:
- the LOC11424482 gene encoding E3 ubiquitin-protein ligase ATL6, with product MEEDEEEEEEEVAQGLDESVIKAIPSFIYTTAKSEQEEEFRAECAVCLEEFQDNNHIRTLPICSHTFHLNCIDVWLRSNASCPVCRSCLVEEDYLTKCSNASSSQRTLSLERMVVIDIPATTSPS